The Pseudalkalibacillus berkeleyi genome contains the following window.
TTTGACTTGCTCATAATTTTAAATCGAAATTGATTCAGGGTTCTTTATAAAAAGACCCGTGTTTCACGCTTGGCTTTTGTTCAGTTTTCAAAGAGCTGTTTGCCCGGTTATGGGCGACTTCGATCACTTGTGTAAATCGCTGTGTTTTATCGAAGTTTGTTATGTTTTGATGTCTTGTTGCGACTTCTAATATACTATCATCATTTGTTTATCTTGTCAAAGCCTTTTTTCAAAGAAAAAGAATGATAGATTGTGACGTCTGTGCGCCTTTCAAAAGAGCAACAGAAATAACTATATCATGGGGGAGTTCACGACGCAAGGCTTTTTTCAAAGAAAAAAAGAGCTTCTGTTATTCAGCTCTTTTCATAGTTCTATAGAACAAACTTTTGAATCGCTACGAGAGCTAGCAATCCAGGAATTCCGAGGAAACCGGACACAGATGCGGTCGCTAGATTAATCGGAATGTGTAGATTAATAGCTGTGCCGAATGCGTTGAGGAAGAATAATAGCA
Protein-coding sequences here:
- a CDS encoding pro-sigmaK processing inhibitor BofA family protein, producing the protein MDPFWVFAIVCGLVILLLVIGAPLKPLRWVGQAAVKLVIGALLLFFLNAFGTAINLHIPINLATASVSGFLGIPGLLALVAIQKFVL